One Plasmodium vivax chromosome 13, whole genome shotgun sequence genomic region harbors:
- a CDS encoding hypothetical protein, conserved (encoded by transcript PVX_085470A): MDALKITRASAQLLEETKNEGNELFRSKKYEEALGVYLGAIAQLCGEPVDSKKVQSCVQFFLQEGAKKEVDASEGTNADPPHLKQHVKDLFTKICHNVSLCYYFLDRLQEAIDYSSHVSEMDGCHYKSYHTLGLCYEKLKNYKKCVECFERCKVVLLKGATPSSATNASIPGSTTNTSTAANTHLRNEVNRIDDKLKRLLSQMEEQKQQEGAATPIDVAKKVILDDASGEDEKVKMIHSIYKHRIHTLLRGNIFHFFSQVLTHEGSNSLAVEKACLHVTYKLVSKMERDAGETSQSSNVCINKVSDTKMEYYYHPDFVKTILAFHQAFDEQWISGYVKGKVSKMEALKFEREKKEKKESYQLVKDILIFIIHIVKYIHVVTNEKVVRMINKYFLSNDDADIASSALDAIIFLCKKKKFFIQRRNTNRGKNSTHFLHTLREEAQVDVLNDLIDAHFGDVCKHPLCASLEIKATIQQCISMHENFASDVEYALVLILSLLNDKNRPSEKDTEMNDLIYECVDLYFKPEDIGVEWFLSMKCLFLVDKSIPLNYLIGKNQYMGDLLTFINHSVGRKPKKDVCLFIDVLLLLLNIPELRFMMNSYIDVYTNILRSLPYDENFLKFLVGCFKLYMHSREFKEEIAKRVDLFAYAKEVLKRFLVRGELSKLPEDGPTQKDLPTRSHKREFLESPDQTAAVAASTAAANPSHSGRKDCELVSKTARQPTGASPHGSAHYDVHALKDIIEMLFYLSLHIEFKKQLLQQDNHHILFFLIKAGDDINRKKLDNTYKYIYCNTINNLILTRKDEQVRRREINKANLANFDSEQIEALEQFYEKLPTAAKPNTDPLYDYGDEETSNRLVNLLIYNEKYASKGNAKGCEEVTPPKGCEEVIPLKGREETTPPNWGKFKNGAIVNTIYNFINTNFFTTNIAEAVCEIISKFVRDTKNTGLVLVNNGLKTLLLASKHIGNKKNCALALSEIFIYTNPKLIHFYEAYDSLPLLIQQLGSEDQLLVFKSLMAITNILTIDENVAIKAMQLNLWNKCFDILATENESIRSASLECICNLCSQPHVHQYVYDKYKKITEGEGKDEQINFVDIQIMFSFTMEKENYKAVYASTGALGMLSSDLRLPTFLTRTKGFHHVFNALKETNDEQILLRILTFFNNVILGEDVPADDVKRVRDAVRGKAGLNGENAQIAQFILQ; this comes from the coding sequence ATGGACGCACTCAAGATCACCCGCGCCAGCGCCCAGCTGCTGGAGGAAACCAAAAACGAGGGGAACGAACTGTTCCGGAGCAAAAAGTACGAAGAGGCTCTGGGCGTTTACCTGGGCGCCATCGCACAGCTCTGTGGTGAGCCAGTCGATTCGAAGAAGGTTCAAAGCTGCGTCCAGTTCTTTCTCCAagagggggcaaaaaaggaggtggaCGCATCCGAAGGTACCAATGCAGATCCCCCCCACCTCAAGCAGCACGTGAAAGACCTGTTCACCAAAATATGCCACAACGTATCTCTGTGCTATTACTTCCTAGACCGACTGCAGGAGGCAATCGATTATTCCTCGCACGTAAGCGAGATGGATGGGTGTCACTACAAGAGCTACCACACGTTGGGGCTGTGCTATGAGAAGTTAAAGAATTACAAGAAGTGCGTGGAGTGCTTTGAGCGCTGCAAGGTGGTCCTCTTGAAGGGGGCCACCCCAAGTAGCGCCACGAACGCTTCTATCCCGGGTAGCACCACTAACACTTCCACCGCTGCTAATACCCACTTGCGGAACGAAGTGAACCGAATCGACGACAAGCTGAAGAGGCTACTCAGCCAAATGGAGGAACAAAAGCAGCAGGAGGGAGCGGCCACCCCCATCGATGTGGCCAAAAAGGTTATTCTGGATGATGCCAGCGGGGAGGACgagaaggtaaaaatgaTCCACAGCATTTACAAGCACAGAATACACACCCTGTTGAggggaaatattttccactttttctcCCAAGTGTTGACCCATGAAGGGAGCAACTCCCTGGCGGTTGAGAAGGCCTGTCTGCACGTCACCTACAAACTGGTTTCTAAAATGGAGAGAGATGCAGGGGAAACTTCCCAAAGCAGCAACGTGTGCATCAACAAGGTGAGTGACACGAAGATGGAGTATTACTACCACCCCGATTTTGTGAAAACGATTTTGGCCTTCCACCAGGCCTTCGACGAGCAGTGGATTAGCGGCTATGTGAAGGGGAAggtgagcaaaatggaagccCTCAAATttgagagagagaaaaaggagaagaaggagagctACCAACTGGTGAAGGACATCctcatcttcatcatccACATTGTAAAGTACATCCATGTAGTGACAAATGAAAAGGTGGTCAGAATGATCAACAAGTACTTTCTCTCTAATGATGATGCAGACATCGCCAGCAGCGCACTCGACGCGATTATTTTcctctgcaaaaaaaagaaattcttTATACAGAGGAGAAACACAaatagggggaaaaactcaacccattttttacacaccTTAAGGGAAGAGGCCCAAGTGGATGTCCTAAACGATCTGATTGACGCCCACTTTGGGGACGTCTGCAAGCACCCCCTCTGTGCCAGCCTCGAAATCAAGGCAACCATTCAGCAGTGCATTAGTATGCATGAGAATTTCGCCAGCGACGTGGAGTACGCCCTGGTCCTCATCCTCTCCCTGCTGAATGACAAAAACAGACCAAGTGAAAAGGACACCGAAATGAACGACTTGATTTATGAGTGCGTCGATTTGTATTTCAAACCGGAAGACATCGGCGTGGAGTGGTTCCTCTCGATGAAGTGCCTCTTCCTGGTGGACAAAAGTATCCCCCTCAACTACCTAATTGGGAAAAACCAATACATGGGCGATCTACTAACCTTCATTAACCACTCCGTGGGAAGGAAGCCAAAGAAAGACGTCTGCCTCTTCATCGACGtcctgctgctccttctGAACATCCCAGAGCTGCGCTTCATGATGAACAGCTACATCGATGTGTACACCAACATTTTGAGGTCCCTTCCCTATGACGAGAACTTTTTGAAGTTCCTCGTTGGCTGCTTCAAACTGTATATGCACAGCAGAGAGTTCAAGGAGGAAATTGCCAAGCGAGTCGACTTGTTCGCCTACGCCAAGGAGGTGTTGAAGCGCTTCCTGGTGCGCGGAGAGCTGAGCAAACTGCCTGAGGATGGTCCCACTCAGAAGGACCTGCCCACCCGTTCGCACAAGCGGGAGTTTCTTGAGTCGCCCGATCAGACCGCGGCCGTCGCGGCCTCCACTGCCGCTGCAAACCCCTCGCACAGCGGCAGAAAGGACTGCGAGCTGGTGAGCAAAACGGCGAGGCAGCCAACGGGCGCTTCCCCACATGGCAGCGCGCACTACGACGTGCACGCGCTGAAGGACATCATCGAAATGCTCTTCTACCTCAGCCTGCACATCGAATTTAAGAAGCAGCTTCTCCAGCAGGACAACCACCacatcctcttcttcctcatcaaaGCCGGAGATGACATTAACAGAAAGAAGCTAGATAACACCTACAAGTACATTTACTGCAACACCATCaacaatttaatattaacaaGAAAagatgaacaggtcaggcgaAGAGAAATTAACAAAGCCAATTTGGCTAACTTTGACTCTGAGCAAATTGAAGCCCTGGAACAGTTCTACGAAAAGTTGCCCACAGCGGCCAAACCGAACACGGACCCTCTGTATGACTATGGAGATGAGGAAACGAGCAACCGGTTGGTTAACTTGTTGATTTATAATGAGAAATATGCATCGAAGGGGAATGCAAAAGGGTGTGAAGAGGTTACGCCGCCGAAAGGGTGTGAAGAGGTCATCCCGCTGAAAGGGCGTGAAGAGACTACCCCTCCCAACTGGGGCAAGTTCAAAAACGGCGCAATAGTCAACACCATATACAATTTCATCAACACCAATTTTTTCACGACCAACATAGCAGAAGCTGTGTGCGAAATCATTTCCAAATTTGTGAGAGACACGAAGAACACTGGCCTGGTGCTTGTGAACAACGGGTTGAAGACCCTCCTGCTGGCGTCCAAACATAttggcaataaaaaaaactgcgcCCTAGCTTTGAgcgaaatttttatttacacgAACCCCAAGTTGATTCATTTTTACGAGGCATATGATTCGCTGCCGCTGCTCATTCAGCAGCTGGGTAGCGAAGACCAACTGCTGGTGTTCAAGTCCCTAATGGCCATAACGAATATACTGACCATTGACGAGAACGTAGCCATCAAGGCCATGCAACTGAATTTGTGGAACAAATGCTTCGACATCCTCGCAACGGAAAATGAGTCCATAAGGTCGGCCAGCTTAGAGTGCATATGCAACTTATGTTCCCAGCCGCACGTCCATCAGTACGTGTATgataagtataaaaaaattaccgagggggaaggaaaagatgAACAAATCAATTTCGTAGACATACAAATCATGTTCTCTTTTACCATGGAGAAGGAAAATTACAAGGCCGTTTATGCTTCCACTGGGGCACTTGGTATGCTCTCCTCTGATTTGCGGCTCCCCACGTTTTTAACTCGGACAAAGGGCTTCCACCACGTTTTCAACGCGTTGAAAGAAACGAACGATGAGCAGATTTTACTCCGCATTTTAACCTTTTTCAACAACGTCATACTGGGCGAAGATGTCCCAGCGGATGATGTGAAGCGGGTGCGGGACGCCGTTCGGGGCAAGGCCGGCCTGAATGGCGAAAATGCGCAAATTGCGCAGTTTATTCTGCAGTGA
- a CDS encoding hypothetical protein, conserved (encoded by transcript PVX_085475A): MRMKKTTKRTNQNTTTPGKRAMAKDVDTTGATAQRKSKKNEKAKKGKNSGENDQAENFNYINSYLTEIFELAKSDDSVSSKGDAKLKGAHKKGSELGETISRLHTKSNSLNVEWEQDNTYEFETMESGGYPNGAPQLGEAGNAVEVADVVKLADAVNGGEATSGASFSGGCGAHTLRLKKALASGDERDYNIYGSKSLFNHFGSFNRNGNAEVWSTNDQENYNSPKGKSVQNGVGMNMAQGRGDLPIDDLLRGGNFHMLEEGAFHMGGSSGEQESDGVTVDLLLEKLGCSSGHVGGVEPVQTGKPQELNKNLLQLLSSSNREFVCDYIRKYREMGERGEGTSDEGRMQGQNDPRFDGYEKGKSVCFDLPTSESSIMLNGHSTEVYVKSDRGSEAGNGSQLESSRSIGENTRPSGEERVERSGGNVNQDNCVEDGLGGMAHPAHTYAEEYKEGGYEQTDSNAPSLFFTPEWVRTDQGETCMQGGGLEKGGSEGKRGTATPPNHVAPADEWNAKTPLVGPNVKECTTSELYNNLLELLNDGSQNVKVDDMNHEMVVHAGEGLISGETAAYYHGDILKHLTLQGGRDSHLDDLHSGGNHTFTHRPNYEEEGIYAKGLSGVGDDAKRGEVERGVTMGNISSAALPGKSYLKYPTAPFPILHNNSQGNFRSGGQSTHGSPHTVAKKKNVLFEALKNKIGFLLDNEDDEVLLSQYITDAIGEYNRSKWGRGASGRGSMQVGRPSFGEGAGLVYNPIGGAPEIAAEMGLQNRHTEQSIKDSIHKSETSNYHCSGAAEQLSEVGRLPGQHHRHNASSLLGRAHTDTYNDRYSQMDRVRGGSPPQGAAFAAIREDSWRADNFGGGRPHVRNGTQRSSIANLRLFLESSLAVSNVSNSREAIVGAGLAVEAGTPTGHAIDYINGNTSNYTSGHTAWNTIAQRNGLGKGSLRGDSAFGPNGDAARGGWNVGPVSSALPVPIATSDAPVKALDGRNSANVGSSHRGDHSIERGDAMCGHLRAASKEENNEEGKEENDEENSEETSYAQLRKLNENLFLLSRRNGGSLRCGALSRVSQAGSAVRDGSANGYVAPLPGGNSLMRIPEGEHRDDGLAPKGDNSFLKRGSANLTMHRAFGVDRVSGVGVGGGGSDALSGAVGSFQKGHFIDEAAGSNWSSWNFKGRERDIEEAKREGTLFGGRRGDPSLSSRGKGAFEDTGDNSLWNRNLAASSSAARASYSGFLNRANGAANHADHLGGCAPPRSGSGIGSGISIGIGMSRNNHGSNGRMDRPKAQERRGVANTRGKKKSVEARDQLSAQDLKACLSKEDEQDLEHLLSSLYDDRIIPLIINLKGRADEYNLRDVIKNNIRNAYGLFPEKYTVQERCPSASASPTASTASSASPTADDWLVYFVHRAVDADYFFSINDSVDRYDPALWNQFEKYLGEIASSDDPQMYSFTGGRYGMAKELQRRKLPFFQGLYLGHLCHIVHISATRKIIAYENNFIKPISRCRKYEDAKMGLLNTRGGSAHNYIASMEELKFYLGAILSSYKRGINISTLKGKIMSNYNKRLCESVFHCVKLVELLQLEELRDVCVVDLDSRVLRAAVADAR; this comes from the coding sequence ATGAGGATGAAAAAGACAACTAAAAGGACCAACCAGAATACCACTACACCGGGGAAGCGCGCAATGGCGAAAGATGTAGACACTACTGGTGCAACCGCCCAGAggaagagtaaaaaaaatgaaaaagcgaagaagggaaaaaacagTGGGGAGAACGACCAAGCAGAGAATTTCAACTACATTAACAGCTACCTAACGGAAATATTTGAGTTGGCAAAAAGTGACGACTCGGTGTCGTCCAAAGGGGATGCTAAACTGAAGGGTGCCCATAAAAAAGGTAGCGAACTTGGTGAAACCATTTCGCGCCTGCACACAAAAAGTAACAGCTTGAACGTCGAGTGGGAGCAGGACAACACGTACGAGTTTGAGACGATGGAGAGTGGGGGTTATCCAAATGGGGCCCCACAGTTAGGGGAGGCAGGAAACGCGGTGGAGGTAGCGGACGTGGTGAAGTTAGCGGACGCGGtaaacgggggagaagccaccTCAGGAGCGTCCTTCAGCGGTGGATGCGGCGCGCACACCTTGAGGCTGAAGAAGGCTCTCGCGAGCGGGGACGAACGGGACTACAACATATACGGGAGCAAGTCGCTGTTTAACCACTTTGGGTCATTTAACAGGAATGGCAATGCAGAAGTTTGGTCAACGAATGATCAAGAAAATTACAATTCCCCAAAAGGTAAgagtgtgcaaaatggggtaGGCATGAATATGGCCCAGGGGAGAGGCGATCTTCCCATCGATGACCTTCTGCGGGGAGGAAACTTCCACATGTTGGAGGAGGGCGCCTTTCATATGGGTGGATCTTCAGGGGAGCAGGAGAGCGATGGTGTTACTGTAGACCTCCTGCTAGAGAAGCTGGGTTGTAGTAGCGGACACGTCGGCGGGGTGGAGCCTGTCCAGACGGGAAAGCCGCAGGAGCTGAACAAGAATCTGCTCCAACTTCTCAGCAGCAGCAATAGGGAGTTCGTTTGCGACTATATTAGGAAGTATCGAGAGATGGGGGAACGCGGCGAAGGGACAAGCGATGAGGGACGTATGCAAGGGCAAAATGACCCCCGTTTTGATGGCTacgagaaggggaaaagcgtGTGCTTCGACCTTCCCACTTCGGAGAGCAGTATCATGCTGAACGGTCATTCCACAGAGGTGTATGTGAAGAGCGATAGGGGTAGCGAAGCAGGGAATGGTTCCCAATTGGAAAGCTCCAGATCGATCGGGGAGAATACCCGTCCGTCGGGCGAAGAAAGAGTTGAAAGAAGCGGTGGCAACGTAAATCAGGACAACTGCGTGGAGGACGGACTGGGGGGGATGGCCCATCCTGCTCACACGTACGCGGAGGAGTACAAGGAGGGAGGCTACGAACAGACCGATTCGAATGCCCCAAGTTTGTTTTTCACCCCCGAATGGGTTAGAACCGACCAGGGAGAAACGTGCATGCAAGGGGGAGGTCTCGAGAAGGGGGGCAGTGAAGGGAAGAGAGGTACCGCCACTCCTCCTAACCATGTCGCACCTGCAGATGAATGGAATGCGAAGACTCCCTTAGTTGGCCCCAATGTTAAGGAGTGCACAACATCAGAGCTATACAATAACCTGTTGGAACTACTAAACGATGGGTCTCAAAATGTTAAGGTGGATGACATGAACCACGAAATGGTGGTGCACGCAGGGGAGGGCCTCATTAGTGGCGAGACTGCCGCGTACTACCACGGGGATATTCTAAAACATTTGACActtcagggggggagggattCCCATCTGGATGACCTCCACAGTGGTGGCAACCACACATTTACACATCGGCCCAATTACGAAGAAGAGGGGATCTATGCAAAGGGGTTAAGTGGCGTGGGTGATGATGCAAAGAGGGGCGAAGTGGAAAGAGGAGTTACCATGGGGAACATCAGCAGTGCGGCCTTACCAGGGAAGAGCTACTTGAAATACCCCACTGCcccctttcccattttgcataataATTCACAGGGTAACTTTCGAAGTGGAGGACAGTCTACACATGGCTCACCGCACACCGTTGCTAAAAAGAAGAACGTCCTGTTCGAAGcgttgaaaaataaaatagggTTTCTCCTAGACAACGAGGATGATGAGGTGCTGCTTAGTCAATACATCACGGATGCTATAGGTGAGTATAACAGGagcaaatggggaaggggCGCCAGCGGTAGGGGAAGCATGCAAGTGGGTCGTCCGTCATTTGGGGAAGGCGCAGGATTGGTGTATAACCCAATTGGCGGAGCGCCCGAAATTGCCGCTGAAATGGGCCTACAAAATCGCCATACCGAGCAGAGCATCAAAGATAGCATCCATAAGAGTGAGACGAGTAACTACCATTGCAGTGGAGCAGCTGAGCAGCTGAGCGAAGTGGGTCGTCTCCCTGGCCAGCATCATCGCCACAATGCTAGTTCGCTCCTGGGGAGGGCCCACACCGACACGTATAATGATCGATACTCACAAATGGACCGCGTCAGAGGTGGGTCTCCCCCTCAGGGTGCAGCGTTCGCGGCGATCCGTGAGGACAGCTGGAGGGCGGACAACTTCGGTGGAGGCAGGCCGCATGTCAGGAACGGAACACAAAGGAGCAGCATCGCCAATCTGAGGTTGTTCCTGGAGAGCAGTTTAGCGGTGAGCAACGTCAGCAATTCGAGGGAGGCGATAGTTGGTGCAGGGTTAGCGGTGGAGGCGGGTACCCCCACGGGGCACGCCATCGACTATATCAATGGAAACACTAGCAATTACACCAGCGGGCACACCGCCTGGAACACCATCGCTCAGCGTAATGGCCTTGGCAAGGGCAGCCTCCGTGGCGATTCCGCGTTTGGCCCAAATGGGGACGCCGCCAGGGGAGGATGGAATGTTGGACCCGTCTCTTCTGCTTTGCCCGTCCCGATCGCCACGTCAGACGCCCCCGTGAAGGCGCTAGACGGGAGAAACTCCGCAAACGTGGGTTCTTCCCACCGGGGGGACCACTCCATCGAACGGGGAGATGCCATGTGTGGGCATCTCAGAGCAGCTTCAAAGGAAGAGAACAACGAAGAGGGCAAAGAAGAGAACGACGAAGAGAACAGCGAAGAAACCAGCTACGCGCAGCTGAggaaattaaatgaaaatttgtttttgctGAGCAGAAGGAATGGCGGCAGCCTCCGTTGCGGTGCTTTGTCGAGGGTGTCGCAGGCGGGGAGTGCAGTACGGGATGGCTCTGCGAATGGTTACGTGGCACCACTGCCCGGGGGAAACAGCCTGATGAGAATCCCCGAAGGTGAGCATCGTGACGACGGCTTGGCCCCCAAGGGGGACAACTCCTTCCTGAAGAGGGGCTCGGCCAATCTGACGATGCATCGGGCATTTGGTGTCGACCGTGTCAGCGGTGTTGGCGTCGGAGGCGGCGGGAGTGACGCCCTCAGTGGTGCCGTGGGGTCCTTCCAAAAGGGGCACTTCATAGACGAAGCGGCGGGGTCGAACTGGTCTAGCTGGAATTTTAAGGGAAGGGAAAGGGACATCGAGGAGGCGAAGAGGGAGGGCACCCTTTTTGGAGGCCGGAGGGGAGACCCGTCTTTGAGCAGCAGAGGGAAGGGCGCGTTCGAAGACACGGGAGATAACTCCCTGTGGAATAGGAACCTTGCCGCGAGCTCGTCGGCCGCGCGGGCCAGCTACAGTGGCTTCCTTAACCGCGCGAATGGAGCCGCTAACCACGCGGATCATCTTGGGGGATGCgcgcccccccgcagcggcAGCGGTATCGGCAGCGGTATTAGCATCGGCATTGGCATGAGCAGAAACAACCACGGTAGCAACGGACGAATGGATAGACCCAAGGCACAGGAAAGGCGAGGAGTGGCCAACAcgaggggaaagaagaaatcGGTGGAGGCGCGCGACCAACTATCCGCACAAGACTTAAAGGCATGCCTATCGAAAGAGGACGAGCAGGACTTGGAGCATCTACTAAGTTCCCTTTACGACGACCGAATAATTCCGCTGATCATCAATTTGAAGGGAAGGGCAGACGAATATAACCTCCGCGACGtaataaaaaacaacatcAGAAATGCCTACGGGTTGTTCCCTGAGAAATACACAGTGCAGGAGCGCTGCCCGTCTGCGTCAGCTTCTCCCACTGCTTCTaccgcttcttccgcttcccccactgcTGACGACTGGTTGGTTTACTTTGTGCACCGAGCGGTGGACGCGGATTACTTCTTCTCCATTAACGATTCGGTAGACAGATACGACCCGGCCCTATGGAATCAATTTGAGAAATACTTAGGCGAAATAGCTAGTTCGGATGATCCCCAGATGTACTCTTTCACCGGGGGGAGGTATGGCATGGCGAAGGAGCTGCAAAGAAGGAAGCTGCCATTTTTCCAGGGACTCTACTTGGGCCACCTTTGCCACATTGTGCACATCAGTGCCACTAGAAAAATCATTGCCTATGAAAATAACTTTATAAAGCCTATTTCTCGGTGCAGAAAGTATGAAGATGCGAAGATGGGCCTTTTGAACACCCGGGGGGGTAGTGCACATAACTACATTGCCTCCATGGAggagttaaaattttatctgGGCGCTATTCTCTCGTCTTACAAGCGGGGCATTAACATCTCTACGTTGAAGGGCAAAATCATGAGCAACTATAACAAGCGGCTGTGCGAGAGCGTCTTCCACTGCGTGAAGCTCGTGGAGCTGCTGCAGTTGGAGGAGCTGCGCGACGTCTGCGTGGTGGACCTGGACTCCCGCGTGCTCCGCGCCGCGGTTGCGGATGCGCGGTGA
- a CDS encoding spliceosome-associated protein 49, putative (encoded by transcript PVX_085480A), with the protein MFAPHKSQEISHIYERNNEATLYIANLDAQVDEEILCELFMQCGNVKNVHIPRDKINGFHAGYGFVEYEYEYECEYAGKVLNMTKLFGKPLRCNKASQDKRSFDVGANLFIGNLDAEVDEKMLFDIFSSFGQLVTVRIIRDENDTSKGHGFISYDNFESSDMAIENMNNQFICNKKVHISYAFKKDSKGERHGTAAERFIAANKALSSYSGNESSNHVMPFNSSAAENAANSRRGKNNSASLNGENNPFVRSPLTSSNAINPPSSDSMPPIMHSYFPGNMPPPMGSSFAHQPMNMHGGMRPNGSFMMPQKMGTRMMGNMPPNMPPGMPMNMPPNMPPGMPMNMPPNMPPNMPPNMPPNMPLNMPLNMPPNMPPNMPLNMPLNMPLNMPPSFPPNFPPNFPPNFPPSFAPNFPPNMPASVPAGVPPNMPTSVPPNFPPSFPPNLAPTPQAGMQLGGSLNASSTAEPSQSGPSEQTEVAGG; encoded by the exons ATGTTCGCTCCTCATAAGAGCCAGGAGATTAGTCACATCTACGAACGAAACAATGAAGCGACACTCTATATAG CCAACCTAGACGCCCAAGTGGACGAAGAAATCCTGTGCGAGCTGTTTATGCAATGCGGTAACGTCAAGAATGTGCACATCCCTCGGGACAAGATCAATGGGTTCCACGCAG GCTACGGCTTCGTCGAGTACGAATACGAATACGAGTGCGAGTACGCGGGGAAGGTGCTGAACATGACGAAGCTGTTTGGGAAGCCCCTGCGGTGCAACAAGGCGTCCCAAGACAAAAGGTCCTTCGACGTGGGAGCGAATCTCTTTATAGGAAACCTAGACGCAGAGGTGGATGAGAAAATGCTGTTTGATatcttctcctcatttggCCAACTAGTAACCGTTAGGATAATAAGAGACGAAAATGATACCTCCAAAGGACACGGGTTCATATCGTACGATAATTTCGAGTCCAGTGACATGGCCatagaaaatatgaataaccAATTTATATGCAACAAGAAGGTGCACATATCTTatgcttttaaaaaggactccaagggggagaggcatGGCACAGCAGCTGAACGATTTATTGCGGCCAACAAGGCCCTCAGTTCATACTCTGGAAATGAAAGCTCCAATCATGTCATGCCATTTAATTCATCCGCTGCAGAAAATGCAGCTAATAGTAGGCGCGGAAAGAATAATAGTGCCTCTCTAAATGGGGAGAACAACCCATTCGTACGATCGCCTTTAACTTCCTCTAATGCTATCAACCCACCTTCAAGTGACTCGATGCCACCGATTATGCATTCCTACTTTCCGGGGAACATGCCTCCTCCCATGGGGTCCAGTTTTGCACACCAACCGATGAACATGCATGGCGGCATGCGCCCCAATGGCTCCTTCATGATGCCCCAGAAGATGGGCACCCGGATGATGGGGAACATGCCCCCCAACATGCCCCCAGGAATGCCTATGAATATGCCCCCCAACATGCCGCCAGGCATGCCCATGAATATGCCCCCGAACATGCCCCCGAACATGCCCCCGAACATGCCCCCGAACATGCCCCTAAACATGCCACTGAATATGCCCCCAAATATGCCCCCGAACATGCCCCTAAACATGCCGCTTAACATGCCGCTTAACATGCCCCCCAGCTTTCCCCCGAACTTCCCCCCGAACTTCCCCCCGAATTTCCCGCCATCCTTTGCGCCAAACTTCCCACCCAACATGCCGGCCAGTGTGCCAGCCGGTGTGCCCCCCAACATGCCAACCAGTGTGCCCCCCAACTTCCCTCCaagtttcccccccaacTTGGCGCCCACCCCCCAGGCCGGCATGCAACTCGGCGGCTCGCTGAACGCATCATCAACTGCGGAGCCGAGTCAGAGTGGCCCCAGCGAGCAAACTGAAGTCGCGGGGGGGTAG